AGGCCAACGTATAAAAATAAATCGATAATTATTCGAAAGGAGGAAAACACATGCCTCGTAAAGGTCCTGTTTCCAAACGTGACGTGTTACCAGATCCAATTTATAATTCAAAACTAGTAACTCGTTTAATCAATAAAATGATGGTTGATGGTAAAAGAGGTACTTCTCAAAAGATTTTATACGGTGCGTTCGAACTAGTTAAAGAACGTTCTGGTGAAAATCCAATCGAAGTATTCGAAGCTGCTCTAAACAACGTAATGCCAGTTCTTGAAGTACGTGCTCGCCGTGTTGGTGGTTCTAACTACCAAGTACCGGTTGAAGTTCGTCCAGAACGCCGTACAACTTTAGGTCTTCGTTACCTAGTTAACTATTCTCGTCTTCGTGGTGAAAAAACTATGGAAGAGCGTTTAGCTAACGAAATTCTAGATGCTTCTAACAACACTGGTGCATCAGTTAAAAAACGTGAAGATATGCACAAAATGGCAGAAGCGAACAAAGCATTCGCACACTACCGTTGGTAATCTAAACATAGCATAAGCCCAATATGGAAGGAGAAATACCTAATGAAACGCGAATTCTCTCTAGAGAATACTCGTAATATTGGGATCATGGCTCACATTGATGCTGGTAAAACAACAACAACTGAGCGTATCCTTTATTACACAGGTAAGATTCACAAAATCGGTGAAACTCATGAAGGCGCTTCTCAAATGGACTGGATGGAGCAAGAACAAGAACGTGGTATCACTATCACTTCTGCTGCTACAACAGCTCAATGGGCAGGCCACCGTGTAAACATCATCGATACTCCTGGACACGTAGACTTCACAGTTGAAGTAGAACGTTCATTACGCGTACTTGACGGTGCTGTAACAGTTCTTGATGCTCAATCAGGTGTTGAGCCTCAAACTGAAACT
The genomic region above belongs to Lysinibacillus sp. FSL W8-0992 and contains:
- the rpsG gene encoding 30S ribosomal protein S7; the protein is MPRKGPVSKRDVLPDPIYNSKLVTRLINKMMVDGKRGTSQKILYGAFELVKERSGENPIEVFEAALNNVMPVLEVRARRVGGSNYQVPVEVRPERRTTLGLRYLVNYSRLRGEKTMEERLANEILDASNNTGASVKKREDMHKMAEANKAFAHYRW